One window of Triticum dicoccoides isolate Atlit2015 ecotype Zavitan chromosome 5A, WEW_v2.0, whole genome shotgun sequence genomic DNA carries:
- the LOC119299836 gene encoding dirigent protein 2-like, whose protein sequence is MHETFAGPNATTLTAVPSPLGADATFGAVGVLDDELRDGPDARNSSLVRRYQGLFVSAGLVSPPGAQSAINLVFTAGERRGSTLAMLGPVLSFTSAIERAVVGGTGTFRMARRQPHAGVPRLRGRPVPGHVPCLIDGCACWFVCVQCYCVGVRCKYIFNWCSNVLETPTKCIQLLSIYAVHGSKASRTCSVYVCTIYML, encoded by the coding sequence ATGCACGAGACCTTCGCCGGCCCGAACGCCACGACGCTCACGGCGGTGCCGTCCCCTCTGGGCGCCGACGCGACGTTCGGGGCGGTCGGCGTGCTCGACGACGAGCTGCGCGACGGGCCGGACGCGAGGAACTCGTCGCTCGTCCGCCGGTACCAGGGCCTCTTCGTCAGCGCGGGGCTCGTGAGCCCGCCGGGCGCGCAATCGGCGATCAACCTCGTCTTCACGGCCGGCGAGCGCCGCGGGAGCACTCTGGCCATGCTGGGCCCCGTGCTGAGCTTCACGAGCGCCATCGAGCGCGCCGTGGTGGGCGGCACCGGCACCTTCAGGATGGCGCGCCGGCAGCCCCACGCCGGAGTCCCTCGTCTACGAGGTCGACCTGTTCCTGGACATGTACCATGCCTGATCGATGGTtgtgcttgttggtttgtgtgcgTACAGTGCTATTGTGTAGGAGTACGTTGCAAATATATTTTCAATTGGTGTTCAAATGTTCTTGAAACCCCAACAAAATGCATTCAACTACTGAGCATATATGCTGTACATGGAAGCAAAGCCTCGCGAACGTGCAGCGTGTACGTATGTACAATCTACATGCTCTAG